One window of Candidatus Tectomicrobia bacterium genomic DNA carries:
- a CDS encoding acyclic terpene utilization AtuA family protein, whose translation MDELRVLSVCGNLGYGFPVSSLENGIARDPHYMGADNGSTDAGPYYLGSGEQLTRREQIVRDLGLSLRAARRKGIPYLIGSAGTAGGNPHVDAVLGVMHQLARRDGLKFRLAIIRSEMDKEFVKKAIREGRTRSLGKLPALTEEAVDESVRIVGQMGLTPYIRALEGGADVVLAGRSCDTAIYTAFAAMRGYDLGLAFHMSKIIECGAQCALPIGANDCILGTLRKDHFELEPMNMGKRLTPNSVAAHMMYEQPDPYLFYEPEGMVDLKATEFEQLDDRRVRVSGGRFVAAQRPTIKLEGVRLRGWRTIAVAGMTDPSLLRRLDEVEERVRETVADMLRGSLAPEDYELRFVYYGRDGVLGRPGPEGPRTAHEVGLVMEAIAKDQATADAVLSLTRSTYLHCGFEGRKATAGNLAFPFSPSDFRGGPVYEFHIYHLIELEDAGAPFAVEFERVG comes from the coding sequence ATGGACGAGCTGCGTGTCCTCTCGGTCTGCGGGAACCTGGGCTATGGGTTCCCGGTTTCTTCGCTTGAGAACGGGATCGCGCGCGATCCTCATTACATGGGGGCCGACAACGGCTCCACGGACGCGGGGCCCTATTATCTGGGCAGCGGCGAGCAGCTCACCCGGCGCGAGCAGATCGTCCGCGACCTGGGCCTCTCCCTCCGCGCCGCCCGCCGGAAGGGCATCCCCTACCTCATCGGCTCGGCGGGAACGGCGGGAGGCAATCCTCACGTGGATGCCGTCCTCGGCGTCATGCACCAGCTCGCCAGGCGCGACGGCCTCAAGTTCAGGCTCGCCATCATCCGCTCGGAGATGGACAAGGAGTTCGTGAAGAAGGCCATCCGGGAGGGCCGCACGCGCTCTCTGGGCAAGCTCCCGGCTCTCACCGAAGAGGCCGTGGATGAGAGCGTGCGCATCGTGGGCCAGATGGGCCTGACGCCGTATATCCGCGCATTGGAGGGCGGGGCGGACGTCGTCCTGGCGGGCCGCTCCTGCGACACGGCGATCTACACCGCGTTCGCCGCCATGCGGGGTTACGACCTGGGGCTCGCCTTCCACATGTCGAAGATCATCGAGTGCGGCGCGCAATGCGCCCTTCCCATCGGGGCGAACGATTGCATTCTGGGCACGCTCCGGAAGGACCACTTCGAGCTCGAACCCATGAACATGGGCAAGCGGCTGACGCCCAACTCCGTGGCCGCGCACATGATGTACGAGCAGCCCGATCCCTACCTCTTCTACGAGCCTGAGGGCATGGTGGACCTGAAGGCGACCGAGTTCGAACAGCTCGACGACCGGCGGGTGCGGGTGAGCGGCGGCCGCTTCGTCGCCGCTCAGCGGCCCACGATCAAACTCGAGGGCGTCCGCTTGCGCGGCTGGCGCACCATCGCGGTGGCGGGGATGACCGACCCGAGCCTGCTGCGGCGGCTCGACGAGGTGGAGGAGCGGGTGCGGGAAACCGTGGCGGACATGCTGCGCGGCAGCCTCGCGCCCGAGGACTATGAGCTGCGCTTCGTCTACTACGGCCGCGACGGCGTGCTCGGCCGCCCGGGCCCCGAGGGTCCGAGGACGGCGCATGAGGTGGGGCTCGTGATGGAGGCCATCGCCAAAGACCAAGCCACGGCCGACGCCGTTCTGTCCCTCACGCGCAGCACCTACCTTCATTGCGGCTTCGAAGGGCGCAAGGCGACGGCCGGCAACCTGGCCTTTCCCTTTTCGCCCTCGGATTTCCGGGGCGGCCCGGTCTACGAGTTCCACATCTACCATCTCATCGAGCTCGAGGACGCGGGCGCTCCCTTCGCGGTCGAGTTCGAGCGGGTGGGTTAG